One segment of Solanum stenotomum isolate F172 chromosome 1, ASM1918654v1, whole genome shotgun sequence DNA contains the following:
- the LOC125848802 gene encoding uncharacterized protein LOC125848802, with protein sequence MMRNEEVYLPTASKDMEAEEITIPQDIIRELQIDVEKHKPCLNTKLPLAKIPLLFPQCLKKKNEDERFKKFLSVFQTLSINLPLVEALLEMPGYAKFMKELVTKKGAWILRRSKSPTFVVQLCRRSYSKRKMILGAFTIPCTIGFFKFVNALCDLGASINLMPYAIYKQLGQDEPHATTMRLLMADRSIKHPVGILYDILVKVDRFIFLVDFVILDCDIDAEIPIILGRPFLATGRALVDVETEELKFWVNDDEVTFNVCKSMRYPSDIHVISTDDVIDKAVANVSHLMCSKEPFEVAWANKEEFEVQSQNEVVAAFQVKGYSQRFRLN encoded by the coding sequence ATGATGAGAAATGAGGAAGTGTACTTGCCAACTGCAAGCAAAGATATGGAGGCCGAGGAAATAACCATCCCACAAGACATCATAAGGGAGCTACAAATTGATGTGGAGAAACACAAGCCATGCCTAAACACCAAACTACCTTTAGCCAAGATACCTCTTCTATTTCCTCAATGCCTCAAGAAAAAGAATGAGGATGAAAGGTTCAAGAAGTTTCTATCGGTATTCCAGACCTTATCGATTAATCTCCCTCTAGTTgaagcattgttggaaatgcCGGGTTACGCCAAATTCATGAAGGAGTTAGTCACAAAAAAAGGAGCTTGGATTTTGAGACGATCAAAGTCTCCCACATTTGTAGTGCAATTATGTCGAAGGAGTTACTCGAAAAGAAAGATGATCCTGGGGGCATTCACCATACCGTGCACCATAGGATTTTTCAAGTTCGTAAACGCCTTATGCGATCTGGGAGCAAGTATAAATCTAATGCCATATGCTATTTATAAACAACTCGGGCAGGATGAACCGCATGCTACAACTATGAGACTCCTGATGGCTGACAGATCGATCAAACATCCAGTGGGGATACTTTATGACATTCTGGTTAAGGTTGACAGATTCATTTTTCTGGTCGATTTTGTCATACTCGACTGTGACATAGATGCCGAAATTCCCATAATCTTGGGAAGACCATTCTTGGCAACTGGGAGAGCACTGGTGGATGTCGAgaccgaggaattaaaattttggGTCAATGATGATGAAGTCACCTTTAACGTGTGCAAATCAATGAGATACCCGAGTGACATTCATGTAATCTCAACTGACGATGTGATTGACAAGGCTGTGGCTAATGTGAGTCATTTAATGTGTAGCAAAGAACCCTTTGAAGTCGCGTGGGCTAACAAAGAAGAGTTCGAGGTTCAGAGCCAAAATGAAGTTGTAGCCGCATTTCAAGTAAAGGGGTATTCACAAAGATTCCGATTAAATTGA